A window of Roseiflexus castenholzii DSM 13941 genomic DNA:
GGCAGACCTGGCGACGCGCAGTGGCGCTGAGGTGGTGATCGCGCGTGGCGCTGAACGCGATGTTATTGCGCGCGTCGTGGCAGGTGAGGCGATCGGTACCCGCTTTCCAGCGCAGGCGACAAACGTCGAGAGCCGAAAACGCTGGATTCTTGCGGAAACCGTCCGTCATAGCCGTGTTGTCGTCGATGAAGGCGCGGCACGTGCCTTGATGACAGGCGGCAAGAGTCTCTTGCCGGCCGGCGTGGTCGCCGTTGAAGGCGATTTTGCCCGTGGGCAAACTGTTCGCATTTATGCAACCGATGGCAGGGAGATTGCACGCGGTATCACACAGTACGCGGCGGTTGACCTTCGCCGCATTCGCGGGTTGCAATCGTCGCAGATTGCCGAAACGCTCGGCTTCGACTATGGTCCCGAAGCGGTGCACCGCGATGATATGGTGCTGTTGTAAATGATGAGACCAGACCGTATGGCATGTTTCGTCAGGAGCGAACGATGACGAACCTTGAAGAGATTGGCGCGCGCGCCCGCGCTGCCGGGAGGCGCCTGGCATTGATGCCGACGGAGCGTAAGAATGCGGCGCTCGAAGCAATTGCAGCGGCGCTGCTCGACGAAGCCAATGCGGCTGAGGTGCTGGCTGCCAATGCTGATGATGTCGCCGCCGGGCGCGATGCCGGGCTGTCACCTGCCCTGATCGACAGGATGACGCTGACGCCGCAGCGCCTTGCTGCGATTGCCGCCGATACCCGCACCGTTGCCGGACTGCCCGATCCGGTGGGTGAGCGTTTCGATGCGACCGTGCTGGAGAACGGACTGCGGGTGCACAAACGTCGCGTGCCGCTCGGCGTTGTCGGCGTTATTTACGAGGCGCGCCCCAATGTGACGGTCGATGTCGCTGCGCTCTGCCTGAAATCGGGCAATGCAGCGATTCTGCGCGGCGGTAAGGAGATCACCCGATCCTGCGCGGCGCTGACGCGCTTGATCCAGAACGCTCTCGCGCAGACCGGGCTTCCCGCCGATGCTATTCAGGTGATCGACAACCCGGACCGCGCGCTGGTCGAGCAGTTGCTGCGCCTTGATCGCTACGTCGATGTCATTATCCCGCGCGGCGGTGCGGGGCTGCACCGTTTCTGCCGCGAGAAGGCAAGCATCCCGGTGATTACCGGCGGCATTGGTGTGTGCCACATCTACGTCGATCAGGCGGCTGACCTGGAGATGGTCGTTCCTATCGTCCACAACGCCAAGGTGCAACGTCCGAGCGTCTGCAACGCGCTCGACACGCTCCTGGTGCATCGCGCGGTCGCAGCCGAGATGTTGCCGGCGGTTGCCCGCGATCTTCTCGCCAGCAACGTTGAACTGCGCGTTGATGAAGAAGCCATGGCGCTCCTGCGCGCCGCAGGGTTCGACACTCCGCAGATCGTCCCTGCACAGGAGAGCGATTTCGGCGTAGAGTTCATGGCGCTGATCCTCTCCATTCGCGTTGTGGCGGGGCTGGACGAGGCGCTGGAGCATATTGCGCGCTTCGGCGACCATTCGGACGCGATTATCACCCGCGATCCGGCGACGGCGGAAGCGTTTGTGCAGGCGGTCGACTCGTCGGCGGTATTCGTCAATGCTTCGACCCGCTTCAACGATGGCGGGCAACTGGGGTTAGGCGCCGAGATTGCGATCAGCACCCAGAAACTTCATGCGCGCGGACCGATGGCGCTGCGTGAACTGACTTCCTACAAATGGGTGGTGGAAGGTGATGGACACGTGCGCGCCTGACGGCGCTCTACCGGGGAAGCCTGGTCAGGGCGCATTCTCCAGCGCCTCTGCTATGCGCACCGCTGCCCACGGATCGGCGAGTAATGCCGATCCTACCTGCACTGCAATGGCGCCTGCCGCCAGAAAGGGTCGTGCGTCGGCGGCAGTCACGATCCCACCGCACGCCACGACCGGCGCGGGCAGCGTGGCACACACTTCAGCGACTGCCTCCAGCACCAGCGGACGAATGGCAGGACCGGAGAGCCAACCATGCACCAGTTCGCCGGTGTGCGGGTCTGCTGCGCTGGCACGCGGCGGTGCGGCAATGGTCACGGCGTCGGCGCCGACATCGACGACCGAGCGCGCTGTAGCGATCAAGCGCGCGTGCAATGGCAGTTTGACCAGCAGCGGCAGCAATGTCACCGCGCGCACCGCTGCGACGACTCTCACCGCCGCACTCCAATCGTCGCCAACGGTCAGTTCTATGCCCGCAATTCCCTCGACGCCTTCGAGCGCTGCCGCGACCTTGCGATGATCCGTCGCGACGCTTAGAATCACCGGCGTCTCCCAGGCTGCCCATGCAGGAGCGTATTCGCGCAATACCCGTGTCAACCCCGGATCGCGCCATGCGCCCACGCTCAGCACCCCACCCGGCGTTTCGACCAGTCGCAACGGCGGCAGAGCGCGCCTGCCGTGCAACGAGATGCTGCCGGTGACGATGGCGCCCAAATGTTTGAGCGGAATGATGCGTTCATACTCAACGCCAAACCCCAGGCAACCGGCAGCCGTCATCACCGGCGCCCGCAGCGGTAATCCATATGGATTGTTCGGCGCAAGATCGACTGACGGCATTGCCTCCCTCTCGGCAGCCTCGGGCAGGATACGGTCAGGCGGCGACTCAGCCCGACGCTGAAAGGCTTGAGGGCATTTTTTGCAAAGATAAGGTTGATGCTATCGTATCATAAGAGCGGTGGATACAACGACAAGAGGACTGCCATGCATCACGCACCTGATCCGCTGCCCGAACTCTGGAGTCCGGCAGCCATTGAGAATCCCTACCCGATCTACGACTACTGGCGCGCCACACAACCGATCCGCTGGACGGGAGGTGACTGGCAGATGTTTCGCTACGTGGATGTTCAGTTCTTCCTGCGCGATCCGCGCCTGGGCGCCGATCAGTTTCAGGTCGATCCGCAATGGCTGGCGGACACCGGGCTGGCGCCGCTCTTCGAGGCGCGCGCGAAGATGATGCTCTTCACCGATCCGCCCGACCATACCCGACTCCGCACACTGGTGCATCGCGCCTTCACGCCGCGCGTCGTCGAGTCGTACCGTCCGCTGGTGCAGCGCATTGTCGATCAGTTGCTCGATGTGGCTGCGGCGCGCGGCGAGATTGAACTGATCGGCGAGTTTGCCTACCCGCTGCCGGTAACGGTCATTGCCCACATGCTTGGCGTTCCCGTTAATATGCACGACCAGTTTCGTCGCTGGTCGGATAGTCTGGCAGCCTTCATTGGCGGCACGACGCGCCCTGAAGCCGAGGTGTTTCCTGTGGCGCTGAAGGCGGTGATCGAGATGACCGACTTCTTTCTGGCGCTCGTGGCTGAACGACGTCGCGCACCGCGCAACGACCTGCTCTCGGCGCTGGCGCAGGCGGAAGATGGCGGAGATCGACTGAGCGAACAGGAACTGGTTGCCAACAGTATCCTCCTGCTCCTCGCCGGTCACGAAACGACCACCAATCTGATCGGCAACGGCACGCTGGCGCTGCTGCGCCATCCCGATCAGTTTGCGCTGCTGCGCGATCAGCCGGAACTTGCCGCTTCCGCTATCGAAGAATTGTTGCGCTACGACAGTCCGGTGCAGATGACGAGTCGCCGCGCACTGACCGACATCGAGTTCCAAGGGCATCGTATCGAAGCCGGGCAGACGGTGACTGTCTTCATCGGTTCGGCAAATCGCGATCCGGCGCAGTATGAAGACCCGGCGCGGCTCGACCTGACGCGCAGCGATGTGCGGCACCTGTCGTTCGGGCATGGTCCGCACTACTGCCTTGGCGCACCGCTGGCGCGGCTGGAAGGGCAGGTGGCGATCAGCACCCTGGTACGTCGCTTCCCCAATATGCGCCTGCTCGATGAACGCATCGCGTGGCGCGACAATTTTGCGCTGCGCGGGTTACAATCGCTGCGCCTGGCACTGTAGCCGTCCCGATTCCAATATACTATCTCCTGCTGTGGAGAGCATAGCGCGTCTGGTA
This region includes:
- a CDS encoding glutamate-5-semialdehyde dehydrogenase, whose amino-acid sequence is MTNLEEIGARARAAGRRLALMPTERKNAALEAIAAALLDEANAAEVLAANADDVAAGRDAGLSPALIDRMTLTPQRLAAIAADTRTVAGLPDPVGERFDATVLENGLRVHKRRVPLGVVGVIYEARPNVTVDVAALCLKSGNAAILRGGKEITRSCAALTRLIQNALAQTGLPADAIQVIDNPDRALVEQLLRLDRYVDVIIPRGGAGLHRFCREKASIPVITGGIGVCHIYVDQAADLEMVVPIVHNAKVQRPSVCNALDTLLVHRAVAAEMLPAVARDLLASNVELRVDEEAMALLRAAGFDTPQIVPAQESDFGVEFMALILSIRVVAGLDEALEHIARFGDHSDAIITRDPATAEAFVQAVDSSAVFVNASTRFNDGGQLGLGAEIAISTQKLHARGPMALRELTSYKWVVEGDGHVRA
- a CDS encoding nitronate monooxygenase translates to MPSVDLAPNNPYGLPLRAPVMTAAGCLGFGVEYERIIPLKHLGAIVTGSISLHGRRALPPLRLVETPGGVLSVGAWRDPGLTRVLREYAPAWAAWETPVILSVATDHRKVAAALEGVEGIAGIELTVGDDWSAAVRVVAAVRAVTLLPLLVKLPLHARLIATARSVVDVGADAVTIAAPPRASAADPHTGELVHGWLSGPAIRPLVLEAVAEVCATLPAPVVACGGIVTAADARPFLAAGAIAVQVGSALLADPWAAVRIAEALENAP
- a CDS encoding cytochrome P450, whose amino-acid sequence is MHHAPDPLPELWSPAAIENPYPIYDYWRATQPIRWTGGDWQMFRYVDVQFFLRDPRLGADQFQVDPQWLADTGLAPLFEARAKMMLFTDPPDHTRLRTLVHRAFTPRVVESYRPLVQRIVDQLLDVAAARGEIELIGEFAYPLPVTVIAHMLGVPVNMHDQFRRWSDSLAAFIGGTTRPEAEVFPVALKAVIEMTDFFLALVAERRRAPRNDLLSALAQAEDGGDRLSEQELVANSILLLLAGHETTTNLIGNGTLALLRHPDQFALLRDQPELAASAIEELLRYDSPVQMTSRRALTDIEFQGHRIEAGQTVTVFIGSANRDPAQYEDPARLDLTRSDVRHLSFGHGPHYCLGAPLARLEGQVAISTLVRRFPNMRLLDERIAWRDNFALRGLQSLRLAL